The following proteins come from a genomic window of Spea bombifrons isolate aSpeBom1 chromosome 10, aSpeBom1.2.pri, whole genome shotgun sequence:
- the TRIM66 gene encoding tripartite motif-containing protein 66 isoform X2, which produces MFQSCFDCAEKNPAHSLCTHCNKWLCSTCAEQHRHGKAAGDHYLPASQRASAGADGGSGGFLFCHLHSQETLRLFCETCDLLMCRHCLLLEHKDHRFRRLDEALQNQRVLLENVLSQVEEKKIGVQAAGKQMEERLFEIKHVHRKVENQIKMTKMVIINELNKRINSLLEQLEKITSEKQHKFEQQLQSVLVLNRQLEHVQNFVNWATYGKNSIPFLFSKELIVFQMQRLLDTGCGTDFARPLKLKFSWEPSYWSKQIANLGTILMDGAPAAQTEVPSYGPAEEAQSLYYPAHYPPGTPHPPGTPHAGAIPNPQTLPSSVQCHTPVCCAHCYTLPSVTKGQTANSSGNQPIPYTHPGGAKHAQVHPAPYNPGKEQRCTSRPVRVIQPWLPHQPQADHENPTFWPENQQPKPQTAPQTVPQTVPSAPPVCSVTTQDFGQVHNVLSAPSLQAPSVQMQLGPVHSVNHVPQQRHQVQPQTPLCPGEGVHEQVVHHSLDIINQQFELEQMQKGLELLLQSQPSSGQLNQSKQPQHVQQTIVGQINYIVRQPAAVPMQSQEEVPQVCDDVISPDAHTVDLSPVAAASPGNMQTQSIADEIIAAVENDACRMNQFSANPVRKRSASVGFPNTSDLEFSSPRLSRSADPQMQPLSCQFFAQPPERPYSPVTPDAERIPGYGSVEAGVSDALHLGPVDTMATSMTLMGNAICKVENEDYSCGNGRVNPDAGSENANTLSSLVLPLENMFEEPINLSVKKSAPPDPAPRKSATRQPPVPLKQPKHESEETPGFQMNFTEDVKPNENPNRSEAKETKIPYVRLERLKICAPASGELPVFKVQPPKKDEDDGSLRLLVQCGAKSKTMSIKVNPESPFPPPLATDTTPQPTAPYRAESFPQMPPRSLHQLPQQVKPYSRASSLAGSSQECRNPLELPAGPMNDRPPESKGHGGPPAMKTSSEAARQIENEDFCAVCLNGGEMLCCDNCPKVFHLSCHVPELFSFPGGEWVCTLCRNLTKPEVEYDCDNTRYSRENRAADGENLPKLDEYDQRRCEKLVLSLYCSNLSVPFQEPVSPLARHYFQIIKRPMDLSIIRKKLQMRSAPHYSSPDELVSDIRLMFWNCAKFNYPDSEVAVAGRKLELFFEDMVKESFPGRIFPYPQEDDSDAEDTDSENCPLNLRGLPWLPYGPEHMQPKRRRRHTLSHRAKDFTLC; this is translated from the exons atgttTCAGAGCTGCTTCGATTGCGCCGAGAAAAACCCGGCTCACAGTCTCTGCACCCACTGCAATAAATGGCTGTGCAGCACATGCGCCGAGCAGCACCGACACGGCAAGGCGGCCGGCGACCACTACCTGCCGGCGTCTCAAAGAGCATCTGCAG GGGCAGATGGCGGATCCGGGGGCTTCCTGTTTTGTCATCTTCACAGCCAAGAGACCCTGAGGTTGTTTTGTGAGACGTGCGACCTTCTCATGTGCCGTCACTGCCTGCTCCTGGAACACAAAGACCACAG GTTCCGGCGCCTGGACGAAGCTCTGCAGAACCAAAGAGTTCTCCTGGAGAACGTTCTCAGCCAAGTGGAGGAGAAGAAAATTGGGGTTCAGGCGGCGGGGAAGCAGATggaggagcg GctgtttgaaataaaacacGTTCACAGGAAGGTGGAGAATCAGATCAAGATGACCAAGATGGTGATTATCAACGAACTAAACAAACGCATCAACTCTCTGCTGGAGCAGCTCGAG AAAATCACAAGTGAAAAGCAGCACAAGTTTGAGCAGCAGCTTCAGTCCGTTCTGGTTCTGAACCGGCAGCTGGAACACGTCCAGAACTTCGTGAACTGGGCCACGTACGGCAAGAACAGCATCCCCTTTCTGTTCAGCAAGGAGCTG ATCGTCTTCCAGATGCAGCGCCTCCTGGACACCGGCTGCGGGACGGACTTCGCACGCCCCTTGAAGCTGAAGTTCAGTTGGGAGCCGTCCTATTGGAGCAAACAGATCGCAAATTTAG GTACCATATTGATGGATGGAGCCCCTGCTGCTCAGACGGAGGTCCCAAGCTACGGCCCGGCGGAAGAGGCGCAGTCCCTCTATTACCCAGCCCACTACCCGCCTGGGACCCCCCACCCGCCTGGGACCCCCCACGCCGGGGCTATCCCTAACCCGCAGACTTTGCCCTCCAGCGTCCAGTGCCATACCCCGGTGTGCTGCGCCCACTGCTATACTTTGCCGTCAGTCACAAAGGGTCAAACTGCCAACAGCAGCGGCAATCAGCCAATCCCCTACACCCATCCCGGCGGAGCGAAGCACGCGCAGGTCCACCCGGCGCCGTATAACCCGGGCAAAGAGCAGCGGTGCACCTCCCGGCCGGTGAGGGTCATTCAGCCGTGGCTCCCTCACCAGCCGCAGGCGGACCACGAGAACCCCACGTTCTGGCCGGAGAACCAGCAGCCGAAGCCGCAGACCGCGCCGCAGACCGTGCCGCAGACCGTGCCCAGCGCGCCGCCCGTTTGCTCCGTGACCACCCAAGACTTTGGCCAAGTGCACAACGTGCTGAGCGCGCCGTCTCTACAGGCGCCGTCCGTGCAAATGCAGCTGGGTCCGGTGCACAGCGTCAACCACGTCCCGCAGCAGCGACACCAGGTTCAGCCCCAGACCCCCCTGTGCCCCGGCGAGGGGGTCCACGAGCAGGTCGTGCACCACAGCCTGGACATCATCAACCAGCAGTTTGAGCTGGAACAGATGCAGAAAGGTCTAGAACTCCTTCTCCAGAGCCAGCCGTCCAGCGGGCAGCTCAACCAGAGCAAGCAGCCGCAGCACGTCCAGCAGACCATAGTGGGCCAGATAAACTACATCGTGCGCCAGCCGGCCGCCGTGCCCATGCAGTCCCAGGAGGAAGTGCCGCAG GTTTGCGATGACGTCATATCGCCCGACGCTCACACCGTGGACCTGTCGCCCGTGGCGGCCGCTTCCCCCGGTAACATGCAGACGCAGTCTATCGCCGATGAGATCATCGCCGCCGTGGAGAACGACGCGTGCCGGATGAACCAGTTCTCTGCCAATCCAGTAAGGAAG cgCTCAGCATCCGTGGGCTTCCCGAATACGTCCGACCTGGAGTTCTCCTCCCCGAGGCTGTCCCGCTCCGCGGACCCCCAGATGCAGCCTCTCTCCTGCCAGTTTTTTGCTCAGCCCCCCGAGCGGCCGTACTCCCCCGTCACGCCGGACGCCGAGAGGATTCCGGGCTACGGCAGCGTGGAGGCAGGTGTCTCCGACGCGCTACACCTGGGTCCCGTGGATACCATGGCAACCAGCATGACCCTCATGGGAAACGCCATCTGCAAG GTAGAGAATGAGGATTACAGCTGTGGAAACGGCCGCGTGAACCCCGACGCGGGGAGCGAAAACGCAAACACCCTGAGCAGCCTCGTTTTACCGTTAGAAAATATGTTCGAAGAGCCGATTAATCTGTCCGTTAAGAAATCCGCCCCCCCTGACCCGGCGCCACGGAAGAGCGCGACCCGGCAGCCACCCGTCCCCTTAAAACAACCCAAACACGAATCAG aGGAAACCCCCGGTTTTCAGATGAATTTTACCGAAGACGTTAAACCCAACGAAAACCCAAACAG GTCGGAAGCGAAGGAAACTAAGATCCCTTACGTGCGTTTGGAGAGGCTGAAGATCTGCGCCCCCGCTTCCGGAGAGCTCCCCGTCTTCAAGGTGCAGCCGCCGAAAAAAGACGAGGACGATGGCTCGCTGCGTTTGCTCGTTCAGTGCGGGGCCAAATCCAAGACCATGTCCATAAAG GTAAATCCAGAAAGCCCATTCCCTCCCCCGCTAGCCACGGACACGACCCCGCAGCCCACAGCGCCTTATAGGGCAGAGTCCTTTCCTCAAATGCCCCCAAGGTCGCTTCATCAACTACCCCAGCAAGTGAAACCCTATTCCAGGGCAAGTTCCCTGGCTGGGAGTTCTCAGGAGTGCAGGAACCCCCTGGAGCTTCCCGCTGGTCCGATGAACGACCGGCCGCCAGAATCCAAGGGCCACGGCGGGCCCCCGGCGATGAAGACTTCCTCTGAAGCCGCGAGGCAGATCGAGAACGAGGACTTCTGCGCCGTGTGTTTGAATGGCGGGGAGATGCTTTGCTGTGATAACTGCCCCAAAGTGTTTCACCTCTCCTGTCACGTCCCAGAGCTGTTCAGCTTTCCAGG CGGTGAGTGGGTCTGCACGTTATGCCGAAATCTGACCAAACCCGAAGTGGAATACGACTGCGATAACACCCGGTACAGCCGCGAAAACAGGGCCGCCGACGGGGAGAATCTGCCAAAACTGGATGAATATGACCAGAGA CGCTGCGAGAAGCTGGTGCTCTCCCTGTATTGCAGTAACCTGAGTGTTCCCTTCCAGGAGCCCGTCAGCCCTTTG GCACGTCACTATTTCCAGATAATCAAACGGCCGATGGATCTGTCCATTATCCGGAAGAAGCTGCAGATGAGGAGCGCCCCCCATTATTCCTCCCCCGACGAGCTGGTGTCCGACATCAGACTCATGTTCTGGAACTGCGCAAAGTTTAATTAC CCGGATTCGGAGGTGGCGGTCGCCGGCCGGAAGCTGGAGTTGTTTTTCGAGGACATGGTGAAGGAGTCGTTCCCCGGCAGGATCTTTCCTTATCCCCAGGAAGACGACTCGGACGCCGAGGACACGGACAGCGAGAACTGCCCCCTAAACCTCAGAGGGCTCCCCTGGCTGCCCTACGGGCCGGAGCACATGCAGCCCAAACGCAGGCGGCGCCACACGCTCAGCCACAGGGCCAAGGACTTCACCCTGTGCTAA